The following proteins are co-located in the Psilocybe cubensis strain MGC-MH-2018 chromosome 5, whole genome shotgun sequence genome:
- a CDS encoding Lipase 1 — protein sequence MAIPLLLTKIFLALSCFRCALAAPAGRVDVKLKTGIIRGVTQPNGPDKFLGIPFAQPPVGNLRFKAPVAITAPSNAIHDASVFGNVCPQPPADNLGAPIAEDCLHLNIFRPPNLKSNAKLPVLFWIHVGTISASSDPATDPTELIQRSMEIGKPIIFVSTNYRLNTFGFLASSSVAPEDLNAGLLDQRMALEFIQDNIAAFGGDPTKVTIWGQSAGAGSVEAHFVFPAERSLFRAGIADSSTGPFKNSPDASTFDKPGKPFARLLAATGCAPGPNAVSCLQKVPFDTLTAINNPMITGTLNHQLWQPAVGPKGSFVPERASARIRSGNFLHLPFIAGTNVNEGTTFSTTLLGEGLSGAAEDKAFREFIGDLLIDNSTLTNDVLSEFLSLFPANDPANGAPFNIGDSLFDRAEAWYTDQMFLSPRRFFFQHASALQPMFAYYFGEFIPGNDVTLGVAHASELLLLFGPIPEVAKVETAFSTTYRDFYINFVNDLNPGAEWPRYTPSSPKVLQLIRNNITLIPDTWDAQKVDFSNTPKVLDEFEK from the exons ATGGCAATACCCCTTCTTCTCACAAAGATTTTTCTTGCCCTCTCATGTTTTCGTTGTGCTTTAGCAGCACCGGCTGGGAGGGTTGATGTGAAGCTAAAGACCGGTATCATCCGCGGTGTAACACAACCCAACGGTCCAGACAAGTTTCTTGGAATACCATTTGCCCAGCCACCTGTGGGCAATCTCCGCTTCAAGGCACCCGTAGCTATCACCGCCCCGTCCAATGCGATCCATGACGCATCTGTATTTGGGAACGTATGTCCTCAACCACCAGCAGATAATCTTGGGGCTCCGATTGCAGAAGACTGTTTACACCTTAAT ATCTTCCGACCCCCGAACCTCAAAAGCAACGCCAAACTTCCTGTCCTATTCTGGATACATGTAG GTACTATTAGCGCGTCGTCAGATCCAGCAACAGATCCAACGG AACTCATCCAACGAAGTATGGAAATCGGGAAGCCCATCATATTCGTGTCGAC CAATTACCGACTTAATACATTTGGCTTT TTGGCCAGCTCAAGTGTAGCCCCGGAAGACCTGAATGCGGGCCTTCTGGATCAACGAATGGCTCTTGAGTTTATTCAAGACAACATTGCGGCATTTGGAGGAGATCCTACAAAA GTGACCATTTGGGGTCAG TCCGCAGGTGCCGGGAGTGTAGAAGCACACTTTGTTTTCCCTGCTGAACGGTCTCTCTTCCGCGCCGGCATCGCTGATTCGTCTACAGGTCCTTT CAAGAATTCCCCAGACGCCAGCACTTTTGACAAGCCAGGGAAACCGTTTGCTCGCCTACTAGCAGCTACCGGATGTGCCCCAGGTCCCAATGCGGTATCTTGCTTGCAAAAGGTTCCGTTTGAT ACTCTGACAGCCATCAACAACCCAATGATCACTGGTACTCTGAATCATCAATTATGGCAGCCAGCAGTTGGTCCAAAGGGTAGCTTTGTTCCCGAACGAGCGTCGGCCAGAATAAGATCCGGAAACTTCCTGCATCTTCCCTTCATCGCTGGAACAAAC GTAAATGAAGGAACAACTTTCAGTACCACACTACTCGGCGAAGGACTCTCTGGCGCGGCAGAGGATAAGGCTTTCAGAGAATTTATCGGCGATTTGCTTATCGACAATAGCACTCTCACCAATGACGTGTTGAGCGAGTTCCTGTCTTTATTCCCAGCCAACGATCCAGCCAACGGAGCTCCATTCAACATTGGTGACTCTTTGTTTGACAGAGCGGAGGCATGGTACACCGACCAGATGTTCCTGTCTCCAAGAAGATTCTTCTTCCAACACGCCTCGGCTCTTCAACCCATGTTTGCCTACTACTTCGGAGAATTTATTCCAGGAAACGATGTGACGCTTGGAG TGGCACACGCCTCCGAACTTTTGCTACTCTTCGGGCCTATCCCTGAAGTGGCGAAAGTAGAAACAGCATTCTCCACAACATATAGGGACTTCTATATCAACTTCGTAAATGATCTGAATCCAGGAG CTGAGTGGCCGCGATATACCCCATCGTCACCAAAGGTTTTGCAACTTATTCGCAACAACATCACCTTGATTCCGGATA CATGGGATGCCCAAAAAGTCGACTTCAGCAACACTCCCAAAGTACTGGATGAGTTCGAGAAGTAA